The following proteins are co-located in the Deinococcus metallilatus genome:
- a CDS encoding TerB N-terminal domain-containing protein yields MGSEGRDMGLKQFLRGLLFGEKVKEDKSPSPGMQEPAELRTGEPSFAVIDLDGPEPGQPDGSALPASATSIPPRPVPVGRSIVEVPRPPHPAAQAGPVFPRGVPSSACTAPVVSSGVPVRPAPPAPASHPSGLRETRGQPTGADRSPPVKPTLPSATRGRWERLQRQHAPRASFLWETRQRVNESRDAATPVPLLAYWVTYASLDRAQTDWYLFWRARFRAGEPLPTDLSYIFLHVYETLHGVGFNRPEAAFAHLQRLWRSYRVDHPQLDHHLVDWLADFIRYYDLDDEVTRAWLDEAWVHAHGDLAVHYWLERGGGGEVPEGVFQHLISYRPEQNKFYRDAEDKAALDTLLRRAVVLTDSFYRETTGESVFERLKTKATHTVERRAFSGAVFEGPDFQYTVATIRQYRQDGRLSKLLTQAVRHAENLARKQVGFRSLLRDVKLPANLAAYLDVHLAPALATLQPPSPVQTPPAPERPRVQLDLGRLATLQQESEQVRGRLLEETEPGEASTDLEPSISPAVPATPALPAAPLAAVHRPPLPAQVAEGELTEVDSIAEVLAGITDAARDLLRQLRNQGWEAPEGDLRLPPGVFTSTLVDEVNEAAQPRLGDVLLQQQDGRLVAVDDYRNELAFLLGTPEPAALTPPLDGPWGALAGLLSPLHLEVLAQLLQTDLTLGELEVFTTARHALGSAVLEDLNSHALDTVGDILVDPYGDPLTLEDAYRDDVRRVLHASGLVHPE; encoded by the coding sequence ATGGGGAGCGAAGGGAGGGACATGGGGCTGAAGCAATTCCTACGGGGGCTGTTGTTCGGAGAGAAAGTGAAAGAAGACAAGAGCCCGTCACCGGGGATGCAGGAACCCGCCGAGTTGCGTACAGGCGAGCCCTCTTTCGCTGTGATTGACCTGGACGGTCCTGAGCCCGGTCAGCCGGACGGGTCGGCCCTCCCGGCGTCTGCTACCTCCATCCCCCCGCGCCCAGTACCTGTCGGTCGGTCGATTGTGGAAGTGCCCCGGCCCCCACATCCGGCTGCTCAGGCTGGGCCCGTGTTCCCCCGGGGGGTCCCTTCGTCCGCCTGCACAGCCCCGGTCGTGTCGAGCGGCGTCCCTGTCCGTCCTGCCCCACCGGCTCCGGCGTCCCACCCCAGTGGTCTGCGCGAGACACGAGGTCAGCCCACCGGGGCCGACCGATCGCCGCCAGTCAAGCCCACACTTCCGTCTGCAACTCGGGGGCGCTGGGAGAGGCTGCAACGGCAGCACGCTCCCCGGGCCTCGTTCCTGTGGGAAACTCGCCAGCGGGTCAACGAGTCGCGCGACGCCGCCACGCCCGTGCCCCTGTTAGCGTACTGGGTCACCTACGCCAGCCTGGACCGAGCGCAGACCGACTGGTACCTCTTCTGGCGGGCGCGTTTTCGCGCTGGTGAGCCGCTTCCCACCGACCTCAGTTACATCTTCCTGCACGTCTACGAGACATTGCACGGCGTTGGCTTCAACCGCCCCGAGGCGGCGTTCGCTCACCTCCAGCGCCTGTGGCGCAGCTACCGGGTGGACCATCCCCAACTCGACCACCACCTGGTGGACTGGCTCGCTGACTTCATCCGCTACTACGATCTCGACGACGAGGTGACCCGCGCCTGGCTCGACGAGGCCTGGGTCCACGCGCACGGCGACCTGGCGGTTCATTACTGGTTGGAACGCGGCGGCGGGGGGGAAGTCCCGGAGGGTGTCTTCCAGCACCTCATCTCCTATCGCCCCGAGCAGAACAAGTTCTACCGCGACGCCGAGGACAAAGCCGCGCTGGACACCCTGCTGCGCCGTGCGGTGGTCCTGACCGACAGCTTCTACCGAGAGACGACCGGGGAGTCAGTCTTCGAGCGTCTGAAAACAAAGGCAACCCATACGGTGGAACGCCGGGCATTCTCAGGTGCCGTGTTCGAGGGGCCGGACTTCCAGTACACGGTCGCTACGATCCGGCAGTACCGTCAGGACGGGCGCCTCTCCAAGCTCCTCACCCAGGCTGTCCGGCACGCCGAGAACCTCGCGCGCAAGCAGGTCGGCTTCCGCAGCTTGCTGCGCGACGTGAAGCTCCCTGCCAACCTCGCCGCGTACCTCGATGTTCACCTGGCTCCCGCACTCGCCACCCTTCAGCCGCCCAGTCCTGTCCAGACGCCCCCGGCCCCTGAACGCCCCCGGGTACAACTCGACCTCGGGCGCCTGGCGACCCTGCAGCAGGAGTCCGAGCAGGTCCGGGGACGCCTGCTGGAAGAGACTGAGCCCGGGGAGGCTTCAACAGACCTCGAACCGTCCATCTCACCGGCTGTGCCCGCGACCCCTGCCCTGCCTGCTGCTCCCCTCGCGGCTGTCCATCGTCCCCCACTACCAGCTCAGGTGGCTGAGGGTGAACTCACCGAGGTGGACAGCATCGCCGAGGTGCTGGCCGGGATCACGGACGCCGCGCGTGACCTGTTGCGGCAACTGCGTAACCAGGGCTGGGAGGCCCCCGAGGGAGACCTGCGACTCCCCCCGGGGGTCTTCACCAGCACCCTGGTCGACGAGGTGAACGAGGCGGCGCAACCACGGCTGGGGGACGTGCTGCTCCAGCAGCAGGACGGTCGGCTGGTTGCCGTGGACGATTACCGCAACGAACTGGCCTTCCTGCTGGGCACGCCTGAGCCCGCCGCCCTCACACCGCCCCTGGACGGTCCCTGGGGGGCACTCGCGGGCCTCCTGTCCCCCCTGCACCTCGAAGTACTGGCGCAACTGTTGCAGACCGACCTCACGCTCGGGGAACTGGAAGTCTTCACCACCGCCCGCCATGCCCTCGGCTCCGCCGTCTTGGAGGACCTCAACAGCCACGCCCTCGACACCGTCGGCGACATCCTCGTCGACCCTTACGGCGACCCCCTCACCCTTGAAGATGCCTACCGCGACGACGTGCGGCGCGTACTGCACGCCAGTGGGCTCGTCCACCCGGAGTAA
- a CDS encoding LexA family protein: MTTGRLAQNLSLPRQNARVYALALRDRGLVMYDATERHTALIRLTDAGWAMTRAGVPQAGDAERVIAFPIVGEVAAGEPTLAEQHIEGYAARLSDVLDLREGDFLLKVRGDSMIGVGIFPGDLVAIHPSLDEPHSGEIALVVVPGENTATLKRWQRNNGTVTLHSENPAYAPLTYKVSEVRVEGCLVGHIGTGRTRRTHPPHEG, from the coding sequence GTGACGACAGGTCGTCTGGCGCAGAACCTGTCCCTGCCCCGGCAGAACGCCCGGGTGTACGCCCTGGCCCTGCGGGATCGGGGGCTGGTGATGTACGACGCCACCGAGCGCCACACCGCCCTGATCCGCCTCACCGACGCGGGGTGGGCGATGACCCGTGCCGGTGTCCCGCAGGCGGGCGATGCTGAACGGGTCATCGCCTTCCCCATCGTGGGCGAGGTGGCGGCGGGGGAACCCACCCTGGCCGAACAGCACATCGAGGGCTACGCTGCCCGGCTCTCGGATGTGCTCGACCTGCGCGAAGGGGACTTCCTCCTGAAAGTGCGGGGCGACTCCATGATCGGTGTCGGGATCTTCCCCGGCGATCTCGTCGCCATCCACCCCAGCCTCGACGAACCACACAGCGGCGAGATCGCCCTGGTCGTCGTGCCGGGGGAAAACACGGCCACCCTCAAACGCTGGCAGCGCAATAACGGGACGGTTACCCTCCACAGCGAGAACCCGGCCTACGCGCCCCTAACGTACAAGGTCTCGGAGGTCCGGGTCGAGGGCTGCCTGGTGGGCCACATCGGCACTGGACGGACGCGCCGCACTCATCCGCCCCACGAGGGGTGA